The following proteins are co-located in the Gossypium hirsutum isolate 1008001.06 chromosome A02, Gossypium_hirsutum_v2.1, whole genome shotgun sequence genome:
- the LOC107951667 gene encoding glutathione hydrolase 1 isoform X1 gives MLKIRRVMTLMLWITVALLFFLVSPATSTEDGASASTKRRRQQIVARHGAVAADDGRCSTIGLNVLRHRGHAVDAAVAVSLCLGVVSPGSSGLGGGAFMLFREANGKAHVFDMRETAPMKASQNMYAGNANRKAKGGLSIGVPGQLAGLHQAWNQHGRLPWKRLVKPAENLARKGFKISPYLHMQMESSKSAIMADKGLREVFTSNGDLLKVGDICYNKKLAKTLRKISVYGVETFYNGSIGFNLVNDIQEAGGILTITDLKKYKVKVREPITANILGLKIITMPLPSSGGVSMMLVLNILAQYAIPSGLSGSLGTHRLIEALKHAFAVRMNLGDPDFVKVSKVVADMLSPKFALELKKTINDNRTFGPNYYGGRWNQIHDHGTSHVSIVDTKRNVVSITNTVNGYFGSKILSPSTGIVLNNEMDDFSMPSNNSSGVTPPPAPPNFVHPGKRPLSSMTPTIVLKDEKLKAVVGASGGANIIAATTQVLLNHFALGMDPLSSVMAPRVYHQLIPNVVRYENWTSVIGDHFEVPETIRTDLRKKGHVLERATSTTESQFIVHDLDGKGHGELVVVSDPRKGGFPAGF, from the exons ATGTTAAAAATACGAAGAG TAATGACATTGATGTTGTGGATCACCGTTGcactcctcttcttcctggtctCCCCTGCAACTTCAACTGAGGATGGTGCAAGTGCCTCCACGAAACGGAGACGTCAGCAAATTGTTGCACGTCATGGCGCAGTTGCTGCTGATGATGGCCGATGTTCGACGATTGGGTTGAATGTTCTCCGGCACAGAGGTCATGCCGTCGATGCAGCGGTGGCTGTTTCCCTTTGCTTGGGGGTTGTAAGCCCAGGATCAAGTGGCTTAGGTGGAGGAGCCTTCATGCTATTCAGAGAAGCAAATGGGAAAGCACACGTGTTTGACATGAGGGAAACAGCTCCAATGAAAGCTTCCCAG AACATGTATGCAGGCAATGCTAATCGCAAAGCCAAGGGTGGTCTCTCCATCGGAGTGCCAGGGCAACTTGCAGGCCTTCACCAAGCTTGGAACCAACATGGAAGGCTTCCGTGGAAAAGACTGGTGAAACCAGCTGAGAATCTTGCTCGAAAAGGGTTCAAAATTTCTCCATATCTCCACATGCAGATGGAAAGCTCGAAATCAGCAATCATGGCAGATAAGGGGCTTCGAGAAGTCTTCACATCAAATGGGGATCTTTTGAAAGTGGGTGACATTTGTTATAACAAGAAGCTAGCAAAAACTCTTCGAAAGATTTCAGTATATGGGGTAGAAACTTTCTATAATGGATCCATTGGATTTAATTTGGTAAACGACATTCAGGAAGCTGGTGGGATACTGACAATAACTGACTTGAAGAAGTATAAAGTTAAAGTAAGGGAACCCATTACAGCTAACATTCTAGGCCTTAAAATTATTACCATGCCACTGCCTTCGTCAGGGGGAGTTTCAATGATGCTA GTATTGAACATTCTTGCTCAATACGCAATCCCATCAGGCCTTTCAGGATCACTTGGAACCCATAGACTAATAgaagcattgaaacatgcatTTGCAGTAAGGATGAATTTAGGTGATCCTGATTTTGTAAAGGTTTCCAAAGTAGTAGCCGATATGCTCTCTCCCAAGTTTGCACTAGAGCTGAAAAAAACCATTAATGACAACAGGACTTTTGGCCCCAATTACTATGGTGGAAG GTGGAACCAGATCCATGACCATGGCACCAGTCATGTATCCATAGTGGATACCAAGCGAAACGTTGTATCCATAACTAATACAGTGAATGGATATTTTGGTTCAAAAATACTGTCTCCAAGCACTGGTATAGTCCTCAATAATGAAATGGATGACTTCTCCATGCCAAGTAACAATAGCTCCGGAGTTACCCCACCGCCGGCACCGCCCAACTTTGTCCACCCTGGCAAAAGGCCATTATCGTCTATGACACCCACAATCGTTTTGAAG GATGAGAAGCTGAAAGCGGTGGTGGGTGCAAGTGGAGGAGCTAATATCATTGCTGCGACTACACAGGTTTTATTGAATCATTTTGCTCTGGGGATGGATCCACTCTCGTCTGTCATGGCACCAAGAGTCTACcatcag CTGATACCCAACGTGGTGAGGTATGAGAATTGGACAAGTGTGATTGGTGACCATTTTGAAGTGCCTGAAACAATCAGGACAGACCTTCGAAAGAAGGGGCATGTCCTAGAACGCGCAACCAGTACAACTGAGAGCCAATTTATAGTTCATGATTTAGATGGTAAGGGACATGGAGAACTTGTGGTAGTTAGTGACCCTAGAAAAGGAGGATTCCCTGCCGGTTTCTAA
- the LOC107951667 gene encoding glutathione hydrolase 1 isoform X2 has translation MTLMLWITVALLFFLVSPATSTEDGASASTKRRRQQIVARHGAVAADDGRCSTIGLNVLRHRGHAVDAAVAVSLCLGVVSPGSSGLGGGAFMLFREANGKAHVFDMRETAPMKASQNMYAGNANRKAKGGLSIGVPGQLAGLHQAWNQHGRLPWKRLVKPAENLARKGFKISPYLHMQMESSKSAIMADKGLREVFTSNGDLLKVGDICYNKKLAKTLRKISVYGVETFYNGSIGFNLVNDIQEAGGILTITDLKKYKVKVREPITANILGLKIITMPLPSSGGVSMMLVLNILAQYAIPSGLSGSLGTHRLIEALKHAFAVRMNLGDPDFVKVSKVVADMLSPKFALELKKTINDNRTFGPNYYGGRWNQIHDHGTSHVSIVDTKRNVVSITNTVNGYFGSKILSPSTGIVLNNEMDDFSMPSNNSSGVTPPPAPPNFVHPGKRPLSSMTPTIVLKDEKLKAVVGASGGANIIAATTQVLLNHFALGMDPLSSVMAPRVYHQLIPNVVRYENWTSVIGDHFEVPETIRTDLRKKGHVLERATSTTESQFIVHDLDGKGHGELVVVSDPRKGGFPAGF, from the exons ATGACATTGATGTTGTGGATCACCGTTGcactcctcttcttcctggtctCCCCTGCAACTTCAACTGAGGATGGTGCAAGTGCCTCCACGAAACGGAGACGTCAGCAAATTGTTGCACGTCATGGCGCAGTTGCTGCTGATGATGGCCGATGTTCGACGATTGGGTTGAATGTTCTCCGGCACAGAGGTCATGCCGTCGATGCAGCGGTGGCTGTTTCCCTTTGCTTGGGGGTTGTAAGCCCAGGATCAAGTGGCTTAGGTGGAGGAGCCTTCATGCTATTCAGAGAAGCAAATGGGAAAGCACACGTGTTTGACATGAGGGAAACAGCTCCAATGAAAGCTTCCCAG AACATGTATGCAGGCAATGCTAATCGCAAAGCCAAGGGTGGTCTCTCCATCGGAGTGCCAGGGCAACTTGCAGGCCTTCACCAAGCTTGGAACCAACATGGAAGGCTTCCGTGGAAAAGACTGGTGAAACCAGCTGAGAATCTTGCTCGAAAAGGGTTCAAAATTTCTCCATATCTCCACATGCAGATGGAAAGCTCGAAATCAGCAATCATGGCAGATAAGGGGCTTCGAGAAGTCTTCACATCAAATGGGGATCTTTTGAAAGTGGGTGACATTTGTTATAACAAGAAGCTAGCAAAAACTCTTCGAAAGATTTCAGTATATGGGGTAGAAACTTTCTATAATGGATCCATTGGATTTAATTTGGTAAACGACATTCAGGAAGCTGGTGGGATACTGACAATAACTGACTTGAAGAAGTATAAAGTTAAAGTAAGGGAACCCATTACAGCTAACATTCTAGGCCTTAAAATTATTACCATGCCACTGCCTTCGTCAGGGGGAGTTTCAATGATGCTA GTATTGAACATTCTTGCTCAATACGCAATCCCATCAGGCCTTTCAGGATCACTTGGAACCCATAGACTAATAgaagcattgaaacatgcatTTGCAGTAAGGATGAATTTAGGTGATCCTGATTTTGTAAAGGTTTCCAAAGTAGTAGCCGATATGCTCTCTCCCAAGTTTGCACTAGAGCTGAAAAAAACCATTAATGACAACAGGACTTTTGGCCCCAATTACTATGGTGGAAG GTGGAACCAGATCCATGACCATGGCACCAGTCATGTATCCATAGTGGATACCAAGCGAAACGTTGTATCCATAACTAATACAGTGAATGGATATTTTGGTTCAAAAATACTGTCTCCAAGCACTGGTATAGTCCTCAATAATGAAATGGATGACTTCTCCATGCCAAGTAACAATAGCTCCGGAGTTACCCCACCGCCGGCACCGCCCAACTTTGTCCACCCTGGCAAAAGGCCATTATCGTCTATGACACCCACAATCGTTTTGAAG GATGAGAAGCTGAAAGCGGTGGTGGGTGCAAGTGGAGGAGCTAATATCATTGCTGCGACTACACAGGTTTTATTGAATCATTTTGCTCTGGGGATGGATCCACTCTCGTCTGTCATGGCACCAAGAGTCTACcatcag CTGATACCCAACGTGGTGAGGTATGAGAATTGGACAAGTGTGATTGGTGACCATTTTGAAGTGCCTGAAACAATCAGGACAGACCTTCGAAAGAAGGGGCATGTCCTAGAACGCGCAACCAGTACAACTGAGAGCCAATTTATAGTTCATGATTTAGATGGTAAGGGACATGGAGAACTTGTGGTAGTTAGTGACCCTAGAAAAGGAGGATTCCCTGCCGGTTTCTAA
- the LOC107951667 gene encoding glutathione hydrolase 1 isoform X3, with protein MLKIRRVMTLMLWITVALLFFLVSPATSTEDGASASTKRRRQQIVARHGAVAADDGRCSTIGLNVLRHRGHAVDAAVAVSLCLGVVSPGSSGLGGGAFMLFREANGKAHVFDMRETAPMKASQNMYAGNANRKAKGGLSIGVPGQLAGLHQAWNQHGRLPWKRLVKPAENLARKGFKISPYLHMQMESSKSAIMADKGLREVFTSNGDLLKVGDICYNKKLAKTLRKISVYGVETFYNGSIGFNLVNDIQEAGGILTITDLKKYKVKVREPITANILGLKIITMPLPSSGGVSMMLVLNILAQYAIPSGLSGSLGTHRLIEALKHAFAVRMNLGDPDFVKVSKVVADMLSPKFALELKKTINDNRTFGPNYYGGRWNQIHDHGTSHVSIVDTKRNVVSITNTVNGYFGSKILSPSTGIVLNNEMDDFSMPSNNSSGVTPPPAPPNFVHPGKRPLSSMTPTIVLKDEKLKAVVGASGGANIIAATTQVLLNHFALGMDPLSSVMAPRVYHQFPLCVDAADTQRGEV; from the exons ATGTTAAAAATACGAAGAG TAATGACATTGATGTTGTGGATCACCGTTGcactcctcttcttcctggtctCCCCTGCAACTTCAACTGAGGATGGTGCAAGTGCCTCCACGAAACGGAGACGTCAGCAAATTGTTGCACGTCATGGCGCAGTTGCTGCTGATGATGGCCGATGTTCGACGATTGGGTTGAATGTTCTCCGGCACAGAGGTCATGCCGTCGATGCAGCGGTGGCTGTTTCCCTTTGCTTGGGGGTTGTAAGCCCAGGATCAAGTGGCTTAGGTGGAGGAGCCTTCATGCTATTCAGAGAAGCAAATGGGAAAGCACACGTGTTTGACATGAGGGAAACAGCTCCAATGAAAGCTTCCCAG AACATGTATGCAGGCAATGCTAATCGCAAAGCCAAGGGTGGTCTCTCCATCGGAGTGCCAGGGCAACTTGCAGGCCTTCACCAAGCTTGGAACCAACATGGAAGGCTTCCGTGGAAAAGACTGGTGAAACCAGCTGAGAATCTTGCTCGAAAAGGGTTCAAAATTTCTCCATATCTCCACATGCAGATGGAAAGCTCGAAATCAGCAATCATGGCAGATAAGGGGCTTCGAGAAGTCTTCACATCAAATGGGGATCTTTTGAAAGTGGGTGACATTTGTTATAACAAGAAGCTAGCAAAAACTCTTCGAAAGATTTCAGTATATGGGGTAGAAACTTTCTATAATGGATCCATTGGATTTAATTTGGTAAACGACATTCAGGAAGCTGGTGGGATACTGACAATAACTGACTTGAAGAAGTATAAAGTTAAAGTAAGGGAACCCATTACAGCTAACATTCTAGGCCTTAAAATTATTACCATGCCACTGCCTTCGTCAGGGGGAGTTTCAATGATGCTA GTATTGAACATTCTTGCTCAATACGCAATCCCATCAGGCCTTTCAGGATCACTTGGAACCCATAGACTAATAgaagcattgaaacatgcatTTGCAGTAAGGATGAATTTAGGTGATCCTGATTTTGTAAAGGTTTCCAAAGTAGTAGCCGATATGCTCTCTCCCAAGTTTGCACTAGAGCTGAAAAAAACCATTAATGACAACAGGACTTTTGGCCCCAATTACTATGGTGGAAG GTGGAACCAGATCCATGACCATGGCACCAGTCATGTATCCATAGTGGATACCAAGCGAAACGTTGTATCCATAACTAATACAGTGAATGGATATTTTGGTTCAAAAATACTGTCTCCAAGCACTGGTATAGTCCTCAATAATGAAATGGATGACTTCTCCATGCCAAGTAACAATAGCTCCGGAGTTACCCCACCGCCGGCACCGCCCAACTTTGTCCACCCTGGCAAAAGGCCATTATCGTCTATGACACCCACAATCGTTTTGAAG GATGAGAAGCTGAAAGCGGTGGTGGGTGCAAGTGGAGGAGCTAATATCATTGCTGCGACTACACAGGTTTTATTGAATCATTTTGCTCTGGGGATGGATCCACTCTCGTCTGTCATGGCACCAAGAGTCTACcatcag TTTCCATTGTGTGTTGATGCAGCTGATACCCAACGTGGTGAGGTATGA